A genomic segment from Lutzomyia longipalpis isolate SR_M1_2022 chromosome 3, ASM2433408v1 encodes:
- the LOC129793629 gene encoding flightin isoform X1 has product MAEDDPWAFDEGDIQPEPEAPAAAAAADGAATDAAGRPEEEVPSGDDSHYRKPIKWNRHWVRPQFLQYNYMYDYRTNYYDDVIEYLDKKNRGLKPEVPRAQTWAERVLRTHTRIDDVYNYMSDYRSKHRPVFECCTPMKKGDSKLIQTLSSSIKAHNYHSRAYISRKYSSIL; this is encoded by the exons atggctGAGGACGATCCATGGGCATTCGACGAGGGTGATATTCAACCAGAGCCTGAAGCACCAGCAGCTGCTGCCGCAGCCGATGGTGCAGCCACCGATGCTGCTGGACGCCCCGAAGAGGAAGTCCCTTCAGGCGATGACTCACACTATCGTAAACCAATAAAGTGGAACAGGCACTGGGTTAG GCCGCAATTTCTACAGTACAACTATATGTACGACTACCGAACCAATTACTACGACGATGTAATTGAGTACTTGGATAAGAAGAATCGAGGCTTGAAACCAGAAGTTCCACGGGCACAGACGTGGGCCGAAAGAGTGCTCAGGACGCACACAAG AATTGATGACGTTTACAATTACATGTCCGACTATAGGAG CAAACACCGACCTGTGTTTGAATGCTGCACACCAATGAAGAAGGGCGACAGCAAATTGATTCAAACACTAAGTTCATCCATTAAGGCTCACAACTACCACTCGAGAGCCTACATTAGCCGGAAGTATTCCAGCATTTTGTAA
- the LOC129793629 gene encoding flightin isoform X2: MAEDDPWAFDEGDIQPEPEAPAAAAAADGAATDAAGRPEEEVPSGDDSHYRKPIKWNRHWVRPQFLQYNYMYDYRTNYYDDVIEYLDKKNRGLKPEVPRAQTWAERVLRTHTSKHRPVFECCTPMKKGDSKLIQTLSSSIKAHNYHSRAYISRKYSSIL; the protein is encoded by the exons atggctGAGGACGATCCATGGGCATTCGACGAGGGTGATATTCAACCAGAGCCTGAAGCACCAGCAGCTGCTGCCGCAGCCGATGGTGCAGCCACCGATGCTGCTGGACGCCCCGAAGAGGAAGTCCCTTCAGGCGATGACTCACACTATCGTAAACCAATAAAGTGGAACAGGCACTGGGTTAG GCCGCAATTTCTACAGTACAACTATATGTACGACTACCGAACCAATTACTACGACGATGTAATTGAGTACTTGGATAAGAAGAATCGAGGCTTGAAACCAGAAGTTCCACGGGCACAGACGTGGGCCGAAAGAGTGCTCAGGACGCACACAAG CAAACACCGACCTGTGTTTGAATGCTGCACACCAATGAAGAAGGGCGACAGCAAATTGATTCAAACACTAAGTTCATCCATTAAGGCTCACAACTACCACTCGAGAGCCTACATTAGCCGGAAGTATTCCAGCATTTTGTAA